Proteins from one Geothermobacter hydrogeniphilus genomic window:
- the queF gene encoding NADPH-dependent 7-cyano-7-deazaguanine reductase QueF (Catalyzes the NADPH-dependent reduction of 7-cyano-7-deazaguanine (preQ0) to 7-aminomethyl-7-deazaguanine (preQ1) in queuosine biosynthesis) — MSDLELNLPLGKVSCYADVYDPGLLCPVPRSLKREELGLAEPLPFAGEDLWNAYELSWLNARGKPVVALGEFRFPCDSANLVESKSLKLYLNSFNQTRFDDFGQVRKTITADLSAAAGGTVQVSLEPVAGPGLLSVSTLPGRCIDDLDIAIDDYGLAPELLRGAADDERIVTETLHSHLLKSNCLVTGQPDWGSVLIRYRGPRIDPAALLRYLVSFRRHNEFHEQCVERIFVDLQRFCRPRQLTVYARYTRRGGLDINPFRSNFEVSAENLRLVRQ, encoded by the coding sequence ATGAGTGATCTTGAACTGAATCTGCCGCTCGGCAAGGTTTCGTGCTACGCTGATGTCTATGATCCGGGGCTGCTCTGCCCGGTGCCGCGCAGTCTCAAGCGTGAGGAGTTGGGGCTGGCGGAACCGCTACCGTTTGCCGGCGAGGACCTCTGGAACGCCTACGAACTCTCCTGGCTCAATGCCAGGGGCAAGCCGGTGGTGGCGCTGGGCGAGTTCCGCTTCCCCTGCGACTCGGCAAACCTGGTGGAATCGAAGTCCCTCAAGCTCTATCTCAACTCTTTCAACCAGACCCGTTTCGATGACTTCGGACAGGTGCGCAAGACCATCACCGCCGACCTCTCGGCGGCTGCCGGGGGGACGGTTCAGGTGAGCCTGGAGCCGGTTGCCGGGCCCGGTCTGCTGTCGGTGAGTACGCTGCCGGGCCGCTGCATTGACGATCTCGATATCGCCATCGATGACTACGGCCTGGCTCCCGAGTTGTTGCGGGGGGCGGCTGATGACGAGCGGATCGTCACGGAGACCCTGCACAGCCACTTGCTGAAAAGTAACTGCCTGGTGACCGGCCAGCCCGACTGGGGCAGCGTGCTGATCCGCTACCGGGGGCCGCGCATCGATCCGGCTGCGCTGCTGCGCTACCTGGTTTCCTTCCGTCGGCACAACGAATTCCACGAGCAGTGCGTCGAACGGATCTTTGTCGACCTGCAGCGCTTCTGCCGGCCGCGGCAGCTGACGGTTTACGCCCGCTACACCCGCCGCGGTGGCCTCGACATCAACCCGTTCCGCAGTAATTTCGAAGTCTCCGCCGAGAACCTGCGGCTGGTGAGGCAGTAG
- a CDS encoding DUF2238 domain-containing protein has product MKYLWTAIFIAALVWSGINPKDHFTWFLEVVPAIIAALVLLFTYNSFRLTPLVYTLILIHSVILMIGGHYTYAEVPFFDSLKDILGWSRNNYDKLGHFAQGFVPALVAREIVVRKNIIRGSAWQAFFIISFCLGFSAFYELIEWWVALATGENAEAFLGTQGYIWDTQSDMGLALLGAIAGLLCLSRLHDRQLKKIGN; this is encoded by the coding sequence ATTAAATACCTTTGGACCGCTATCTTTATTGCGGCATTGGTGTGGTCCGGGATAAATCCAAAAGATCACTTTACCTGGTTTCTTGAAGTTGTCCCCGCCATCATTGCCGCACTGGTTTTGCTGTTTACATACAATTCGTTTCGATTGACTCCTCTGGTCTACACATTAATACTCATCCACAGTGTCATTCTTATGATTGGCGGGCATTACACCTACGCGGAAGTTCCGTTCTTTGATTCATTGAAGGACATCCTGGGATGGTCAAGGAATAACTATGACAAGCTCGGGCACTTCGCCCAGGGTTTTGTCCCCGCGCTGGTGGCCAGAGAAATCGTGGTGAGAAAAAACATTATTCGGGGGTCAGCGTGGCAGGCGTTTTTCATCATCTCTTTCTGTCTGGGCTTCAGCGCGTTTTACGAATTGATCGAATGGTGGGTCGCTCTTGCCACAGGTGAAAATGCGGAAGCCTTTTTAGGCACGCAAGGCTACATATGGGACACTCAATCCGACATGGGACTGGCGCTGCTGGGAGCCATTGCCGGATTGTTGTGCTTAAGCAGGCTGCACGACCGGCAGCTGAAGAAAATCGGCAATTAA
- a CDS encoding DMT family transporter, producing MSYLYLTVAIIAEVTATSALKASSEFTRLLPSMVVVVGYGAAFYFMTLAIRTIPIGVTYAIWSGAGIVLVAIVSAFLYNQTPDTPAIIGMVLIISGVVVIHMFSKTVGH from the coding sequence ATGTCTTACCTATATTTGACAGTAGCGATTATTGCTGAAGTAACGGCAACAAGTGCCTTGAAAGCATCATCGGAGTTTACCAGGTTGCTACCAAGCATGGTCGTCGTTGTAGGCTATGGTGCAGCATTCTATTTCATGACTCTTGCAATAAGAACAATACCAATAGGTGTTACATATGCTATCTGGTCCGGTGCTGGAATCGTTTTGGTAGCAATTGTTAGTGCATTTTTATACAACCAGACACCTGACACACCGGCTATCATCGGTATGGTGTTAATCATTTCTGGAGTTGTTGTTATACATATGTTTTCAAAAACAGTAGGACATTGA
- a CDS encoding carboxypeptidase-like regulatory domain-containing protein, which yields MSFLKSFQIAILVTVLISTVGCTSYEPKTYEGKVVDEQGNPISGAAVRVCYIGWGFGDNGGVVWDKVYCSDPATTDEHGTYKIEFAAPASAVLRAEKDKWHQSKSFMPNNNRVVLVKWNDYIRRNKERQRAIERTFRRKTADENGIDYYCRVVRKRSSKIELIIGGKRVKIFQTLLIQEKPLFGVSGPYDTVELMAKEIILRKEEPSGEEATDFAALPKNISCDDKIYFIQTKSRNYPHFLDIMDKVEVHIPSAHAAFALDVWRTSKYD from the coding sequence ATGTCATTCCTTAAAAGCTTTCAGATTGCTATCCTTGTCACAGTTCTCATCAGTACCGTTGGCTGCACCTCATATGAGCCGAAGACATACGAAGGAAAAGTTGTCGACGAACAAGGGAACCCGATCTCCGGGGCAGCAGTTAGAGTTTGCTACATTGGGTGGGGTTTTGGCGATAATGGAGGAGTTGTTTGGGATAAAGTTTATTGTTCTGATCCAGCAACGACTGATGAACATGGGACCTATAAAATTGAGTTCGCTGCCCCAGCGAGTGCCGTCCTGCGAGCAGAAAAAGACAAATGGCACCAGAGCAAAAGCTTTATGCCAAATAATAATCGTGTTGTTCTGGTGAAATGGAATGATTATATCCGACGCAATAAAGAACGGCAAAGAGCAATTGAACGTACTTTCCGCAGAAAGACGGCGGATGAAAATGGAATAGATTATTACTGTCGAGTAGTACGCAAGCGTTCCAGCAAAATCGAATTGATCATTGGCGGAAAACGAGTAAAAATATTTCAAACCTTATTGATTCAAGAAAAACCGTTATTTGGTGTTTCCGGGCCATATGACACTGTCGAATTGATGGCGAAAGAAATAATATTAAGAAAAGAAGAACCTTCCGGAGAAGAAGCTACAGATTTCGCCGCATTACCAAAAAATATTTCCTGTGATGACAAGATTTATTTTATTCAAACTAAGAGCCGGAATTATCCCCATTTTTTAGACATTATGGATAAGGTTGAGGTCCACATACCAAGCGCACACGCCGCATTTGCTCTTGATGTCTGGCGTACAAGTAAATATGACTGA
- a CDS encoding transposase, with protein MPRQSRIDIPGLLQHVIFRGVNRSDIFLADEDRQDFVRRLDFLLQETETRCYAWALLGNHVHLLLLPTRRPLAQLMRRLLTGYAVTFNLRHQRSGHLFQNRYKSIVCDQNAYLLELVRYIHLNPIRAGIVDDLDSLAEYRWCGHRQLLGRQEPSLLHSTDEILGLFAERRARARAGYIDFLQDGLQNGKEIRLSRGGRKTSLALNDNLHEDDLFDDRILGGGDFVAATLAATEQPCPGEQALDKLLHTVAIHCQLAPEDLTLPSKQPAIVHAKALLCHIATRLYRIKGVDIGRRLALSPSAVSKAALRGRAIYAKEQQLQKQLTVDTSTMLH; from the coding sequence ATGCCTCGACAATCGCGCATCGACATCCCCGGCCTGCTCCAGCATGTCATCTTTCGCGGGGTAAACCGCAGCGACATTTTTCTCGCTGACGAGGATCGCCAAGACTTTGTCCGCCGTCTCGACTTCCTGCTTCAGGAGACGGAAACACGCTGCTACGCATGGGCGCTGCTGGGCAACCATGTCCACCTGCTGTTGCTGCCCACCCGCCGCCCCCTCGCCCAGCTGATGCGTCGACTGCTCACCGGCTACGCCGTGACCTTCAACCTGAGACACCAGCGCTCCGGCCATCTTTTTCAGAACCGCTACAAGTCAATCGTCTGTGACCAGAACGCCTATCTGCTGGAACTGGTGCGCTATATCCATCTGAACCCGATCCGGGCCGGTATCGTTGATGATCTGGACTCCCTTGCTGAATACCGCTGGTGCGGTCACCGGCAACTGCTCGGCCGACAAGAACCGTCACTGCTCCACTCGACAGACGAGATCCTGGGGCTTTTTGCCGAACGTCGTGCAAGGGCGCGGGCAGGCTACATCGACTTCCTCCAGGACGGACTGCAGAACGGGAAAGAGATCAGACTGTCGCGCGGCGGCAGAAAAACCAGCCTGGCCCTGAATGACAACCTGCATGAAGACGACCTGTTTGATGATCGGATTCTGGGAGGGGGCGACTTTGTCGCAGCGACTCTCGCTGCCACGGAACAACCCTGCCCCGGGGAACAGGCGCTGGACAAACTGCTGCACACCGTCGCCATCCATTGCCAACTCGCCCCGGAAGATCTCACTCTCCCGAGCAAGCAGCCTGCTATCGTTCACGCCAAAGCCCTGCTCTGCCATATCGCCACCCGACTGTACCGCATCAAAGGTGTCGATATCGGCAGACGGCTCGCCCTTTCTCCCTCTGCGGTGAGCAAGGCGGCCCTGCGAGGACGTGCGATTTACGCGAAAGAGCAACAACTGCAAAAACAGCTGACAGTGGACACCTCAACAATGCTCCATTGA
- a CDS encoding DUF2784 domain-containing protein produces MPYLFAADLILFTHALFVAFIVFGLLLIFAGKLLSWSSVRNPWFRLAHLVAIGVVVLQSWLGVKCPFTTWEMALRERAGDTVYPGTFISHWLETILYFRAPEWVFIVGYTVFGALVLASWFWVRPRPFTTLKKHMPPNKKNQAKR; encoded by the coding sequence ATGCCTTATCTGTTCGCGGCAGATCTAATTCTTTTCACCCATGCGCTTTTTGTCGCGTTCATTGTCTTTGGCCTTTTGTTAATTTTTGCAGGTAAACTGCTTTCGTGGTCTTCGGTACGAAATCCATGGTTTCGTTTGGCGCATCTCGTTGCAATCGGTGTGGTTGTGCTGCAGTCATGGCTAGGTGTTAAATGTCCTTTCACCACTTGGGAAATGGCGCTACGCGAAAGGGCCGGTGACACCGTTTATCCCGGTACCTTCATATCTCATTGGCTAGAGACGATTTTGTATTTCCGCGCACCGGAGTGGGTATTCATAGTTGGTTATACAGTTTTCGGGGCGCTGGTTCTGGCCAGTTGGTTCTGGGTTCGCCCACGTCCGTTTACCACACTTAAAAAACACATGCCACCTAACAAAAAAAATCAAGCGAAACGATGA
- a CDS encoding DUF5655 domain-containing protein, with protein sequence MSENQVIVTREGTYHLYKYKNENELERMIVEHSSEIFGSNTVYFDLKKKINSKSGFGTIPDGYIIDLNQDKLFLIEVELINHSIKKHILPQISNFIMALDNKDTVEKLVSEFYNNLPISKKIDKKRLRSIVNNWGIVIIIDEVGDPMKETNPLLEIVNFLSKHGEVKAIPFQTYRKNGAITDDHVHSFKSFTKEELEKEAKKWTFKWETVSVEKHLKKMPTELRNLFTNLGNKICCISPSVKEVHRKKWTTYQISSLKNFCTVKVLNDCLEINLKTDESIFSDTKGISKKIKRTPSWTFDRVLNIHSEKEIDYAVTLVEQAYKAIAEK encoded by the coding sequence ATGTCAGAAAATCAAGTGATAGTAACAAGAGAAGGAACTTATCATCTCTACAAATACAAGAACGAAAATGAACTGGAACGAATGATCGTTGAACATTCATCAGAAATATTTGGCAGCAATACCGTATATTTTGATCTTAAAAAGAAGATAAATAGCAAATCTGGATTTGGAACAATTCCTGATGGATATATTATAGACCTAAACCAAGACAAACTTTTCCTGATCGAAGTTGAGCTAATAAACCATAGCATCAAAAAGCATATACTTCCTCAAATTTCTAATTTCATTATGGCCTTAGACAATAAAGACACTGTTGAAAAATTAGTCAGTGAATTCTATAACAATCTACCAATATCAAAAAAAATAGATAAGAAACGCTTAAGATCAATAGTAAATAACTGGGGAATTGTTATTATTATTGATGAGGTTGGAGACCCAATGAAAGAAACCAACCCCTTGCTTGAAATTGTGAATTTTTTATCAAAACACGGCGAAGTAAAAGCAATCCCCTTTCAGACCTACCGAAAGAACGGCGCGATCACTGACGACCATGTTCATTCTTTTAAATCATTCACAAAGGAAGAACTAGAAAAAGAAGCGAAAAAATGGACCTTTAAATGGGAAACTGTTTCCGTTGAAAAACATCTTAAGAAAATGCCTACTGAATTACGAAATTTATTTACAAATTTAGGAAATAAGATTTGCTGTATTTCCCCGTCAGTAAAAGAAGTACATCGAAAAAAATGGACAACTTACCAAATTTCATCATTAAAAAATTTCTGCACAGTAAAAGTGCTGAACGACTGCTTGGAGATAAATTTAAAAACAGATGAATCAATATTTTCGGACACAAAGGGAATTTCTAAAAAAATTAAAAGAACACCATCATGGACTTTTGACAGAGTGTTAAATATTCATTCTGAAAAAGAAATAGATTATGCAGTTACTCTAGTTGAACAAGCCTACAAGGCTATTGCAGAAAAATAA
- a CDS encoding transposase, translating into MSRFRKLTHAIWHCQYHIVWVPKYRFRILEDELAQEVRACIRIFSGQSRSARRILKKHPKLRKKRYWGNHFWAPGYCVDTVGLDAEMVRRYVRYQEQREKAIEQQQLKF; encoded by the coding sequence ATGAGCCGTTTTCGGAAATTAACACATGCCATTTGGCACTGCCAGTATCACATTGTCTGGGTACCGAAATATCGCTTTCGGATTCTGGAAGACGAGTTGGCCCAGGAGGTTCGCGCGTGTATTCGGATATTCAGCGGACAAAGTCGTTCGGCGAGACGCATTTTAAAGAAACATCCCAAGTTGCGGAAGAAACGCTACTGGGGCAATCATTTTTGGGCACCCGGCTATTGTGTTGACACCGTCGGGCTAGATGCCGAGATGGTCAGGCGCTACGTGCGGTATCAAGAGCAGCGCGAGAAAGCGATCGAACAACAGCAACTTAAATTTTGA
- a CDS encoding IS91 family transposase — translation MNLLVIAEQFQDRLFAKYADRLLPSHRHALRAILRCRTPASGELHVRCPDCGRHEWRPLSCGHRSCPQCQNHEASQWLDRQQAKLLPVSYFMVTFTLPCELRALAWNFQSKTYAMLFACAIATLKDFGLNPKHLGADLGMTAVLHTQTRRLDYHPHLHVIVPGGGIDKRRRQWKKLKGGYLFNAFNIAKVFRAKFLEVINKAGLKLSVGVREKWVVDCEHVGQGLPALKYLSRYLYRGVISENNILSCRDGEVTFRYIESETGNTCTRTVKGEDFLWLVLQHVLPRGFRRVRDYGFLHGNAKKVLKLVQLILHVMLEAKPPRPRPVIPCPCCRTAMIVTAFRRPAWASG, via the coding sequence ATGAATCTGCTGGTTATCGCTGAGCAATTTCAAGATCGGCTTTTTGCCAAATACGCAGACAGGCTGCTTCCCTCTCACCGGCATGCGCTTCGGGCGATTTTGCGCTGCCGCACACCCGCTTCAGGTGAACTCCATGTGCGCTGCCCGGATTGTGGCCGCCACGAATGGCGACCGCTCTCCTGCGGTCACCGCAGTTGTCCGCAATGCCAGAATCATGAAGCGAGCCAGTGGCTCGACCGGCAACAGGCCAAACTGCTGCCGGTGTCTTACTTTATGGTGACTTTCACCTTGCCCTGTGAGCTCCGGGCTCTGGCCTGGAATTTCCAGTCAAAAACCTACGCCATGCTGTTCGCCTGCGCCATCGCCACTCTGAAAGATTTCGGCCTGAACCCCAAGCACCTCGGTGCCGACCTGGGGATGACGGCGGTGCTGCACACCCAGACCCGGCGCCTCGATTACCATCCGCACCTGCATGTCATTGTCCCCGGCGGCGGGATCGATAAACGCCGCCGGCAATGGAAAAAGCTCAAAGGGGGCTACCTGTTCAACGCATTCAATATTGCCAAGGTCTTTCGCGCCAAGTTTCTGGAGGTGATCAACAAGGCAGGCCTCAAACTCTCGGTCGGCGTTCGTGAAAAATGGGTGGTCGACTGCGAACATGTCGGCCAGGGGCTGCCAGCCCTGAAATATCTGTCCCGCTACCTGTATCGCGGCGTCATCAGTGAAAACAACATCCTCTCCTGCCGGGATGGCGAGGTCACCTTTCGCTACATCGAGAGCGAAACCGGCAACACCTGCACCCGCACCGTAAAAGGAGAAGATTTCCTGTGGCTGGTGCTGCAACACGTCCTGCCGCGCGGCTTTCGCCGGGTGCGTGATTATGGCTTTTTGCACGGCAACGCGAAAAAGGTTTTGAAGCTGGTGCAGCTGATTCTGCACGTCATGCTTGAGGCCAAGCCGCCCCGACCAAGACCGGTGATTCCGTGTCCCTGCTGCAGGACGGCGATGATCGTTACCGCTTTTCGACGACCGGCGTGGGCTTCTGGATAA
- a CDS encoding HepT-like ribonuclease domain-containing protein, with the protein MSNNRDLRDYLQDICDAIVDIRNFIKGMDQKAFSGDKKTVNAVIRSLEVIGEATKKIPPETRLMAPEVPWAEMAGMRDKLIHEYFGVDLDIVWETVQHDLTGLESEIKSLL; encoded by the coding sequence ATGTCCAATAACAGGGACTTGCGCGACTATCTGCAGGACATCTGCGATGCTATCGTTGATATCCGTAATTTTATCAAGGGGATGGATCAAAAAGCCTTTTCTGGGGACAAAAAGACAGTTAATGCCGTCATCCGTAGTCTCGAAGTTATCGGCGAAGCGACAAAAAAAATACCGCCAGAAACGAGATTAATGGCACCCGAGGTTCCCTGGGCTGAAATGGCCGGGATGCGAGATAAGCTGATTCACGAATATTTCGGGGTAGACCTCGATATTGTCTGGGAAACAGTGCAACACGACCTGACAGGCCTGGAATCAGAAATCAAATCGTTGCTCTAG
- a CDS encoding nucleotidyltransferase family protein, translated as MDKQLDIQKTLSQHLDELKTTYGVERLGLFGSFSRGEQTPSSDIDLLVEFTHPVGFFQFLRLERELSTLLGRRVDLVTRKALKPHIGQRILAEVKYVQ; from the coding sequence ATGGACAAGCAGCTCGACATTCAGAAGACCCTGAGCCAACACCTCGATGAGCTTAAAACAACCTACGGGGTGGAACGCCTGGGCCTGTTCGGATCATTTTCCCGTGGTGAACAGACTCCTTCCAGCGATATCGACCTTCTCGTGGAGTTCACCCATCCCGTCGGGTTCTTCCAATTTTTAAGACTTGAACGTGAATTATCCACCCTGCTCGGCCGCCGGGTCGATCTTGTAACCCGAAAAGCCCTGAAACCCCATATCGGTCAACGGATTCTTGCCGAGGTCAAATATGTCCAATAA
- a CDS encoding HEPN domain-containing protein: MPATDADLRHKVMQWLSYGEEDLQLARHGLTMKSAAPYRLIAYHAQQCAEKHLKAFLVCNRVDFPFTHNLSRLVELCQTCRDWPDEFLDAEELTPYAVTTRYPGEDEPVSRQEAVRAIAIAEQTAALVHEALKQAGLRLSGSS; this comes from the coding sequence ATGCCCGCCACTGACGCAGATCTCCGTCACAAGGTGATGCAGTGGTTGAGCTACGGAGAGGAAGATCTGCAGCTCGCTCGACATGGTCTCACCATGAAGTCAGCCGCTCCCTACCGGCTCATCGCCTACCATGCCCAACAGTGCGCGGAAAAGCACCTGAAAGCCTTTCTCGTCTGCAACCGCGTCGACTTCCCCTTCACCCACAACCTGAGCCGCCTGGTCGAACTTTGCCAAACCTGCCGGGACTGGCCGGATGAATTTCTTGACGCCGAGGAATTGACACCCTACGCCGTAACAACCCGCTATCCCGGGGAAGATGAACCCGTCAGCCGCCAGGAAGCCGTCAGAGCCATCGCCATAGCGGAGCAGACCGCAGCTTTGGTTCATGAAGCTTTAAAACAGGCGGGTTTGCGTCTTTCGGGATCTTCGTGA
- a CDS encoding nucleotidyltransferase domain-containing protein: MLDPTVIQKSVAKLAADFDPERIILFGSQARGDCDANSDVDLLVITNITGSRRRLMVRMDRALRGMGLARDIVILTPEEFERDKEIPGTIARPAWKEGKILYARH, from the coding sequence ATGTTGGACCCCACGGTCATTCAAAAATCGGTTGCAAAACTCGCGGCGGACTTCGACCCGGAACGGATCATCCTGTTCGGCTCACAAGCTCGCGGGGATTGCGATGCGAACAGCGACGTCGACCTGCTGGTCATCACAAACATCACCGGCAGCAGACGCAGGCTCATGGTACGCATGGACCGTGCGTTGCGCGGCATGGGGCTGGCCCGGGACATCGTCATTCTGACCCCGGAAGAATTCGAACGCGACAAGGAGATCCCCGGAACCATCGCCCGCCCCGCCTGGAAAGAAGGGAAAATACTCTATGCCCGCCACTGA
- a CDS encoding ABC transporter ATP-binding protein, whose translation MLLSVENLEVKYGNIQALHGISFNVKEGEIVTLIGANGAGKTTSLYSIARLAPPEAPKVVGGDIRFMGESILNTAPSDVVKNLKLALVPEGRHIFGNLTVMENLELATYSRDKDADLDKDYQRIFDLFPRLAERRKQRSESLSGGEQQMLAVGRALMTGCRALMLDEPSMGLAPVLKYELFRTLKKLNEEGMTLLLVEQNAKLALDIAHRGYVLDTGTIAASGTSEELAGNPEVRKAYLGG comes from the coding sequence ATGCTGCTCTCAGTTGAAAACCTCGAGGTCAAGTACGGCAATATCCAGGCGCTGCACGGCATCTCCTTCAATGTCAAGGAAGGGGAAATCGTCACCCTGATCGGCGCCAACGGTGCCGGCAAGACCACCAGCCTCTACAGCATCGCCCGCCTGGCGCCGCCCGAAGCTCCCAAAGTGGTCGGCGGCGACATCCGCTTCATGGGCGAATCGATCCTCAACACCGCGCCCTCCGATGTGGTCAAGAATCTCAAGCTCGCCCTGGTTCCCGAGGGCCGCCACATCTTCGGCAACCTGACGGTGATGGAGAACCTGGAACTGGCGACCTACTCGCGCGACAAGGATGCCGACCTCGACAAGGATTACCAGCGCATCTTCGACCTCTTCCCGCGCCTCGCCGAGCGCCGCAAGCAGCGCAGCGAATCGCTCTCCGGCGGCGAACAGCAGATGCTCGCCGTCGGCCGGGCGCTGATGACCGGCTGCCGGGCGCTGATGCTCGACGAGCCGTCGATGGGCCTGGCGCCGGTGCTCAAGTACGAACTGTTCCGCACCCTGAAGAAGCTCAACGAAGAGGGCATGACCCTGCTGCTGGTCGAGCAGAACGCCAAGCTCGCCCTCGACATCGCCCACCGCGGCTACGTCCTCGACACCGGCACCATCGCCGCGTCCGGAACCAGCGAAGAGCTGGCCGGCAATCCGGAGGTGAGGAAGGCGTATCTGGGCGGGTAG
- a CDS encoding ABC transporter ATP-binding protein, with the protein MTQTQTHTNTAPVLEVRGLTQRFGGLTAVNNFNVTLNHGELAGLIGPNGAGKTTVFNLVSGFYQPSEGDILVCGSNTKGMKPHQVTGLGVARTFQNIRLWNDMSVLDNIRVAQHGRLGYGFFHAIARSGRYRRREDEVEREARELLEVFDLLRFANEYPKNLPYGTQRKLEIARALSSHPQLLLLDEPAAGLNSSDVKDLIRLVRWIHGRFDVTIWMIEHHMDVMMELCEQIKVIDFGQTIAEGTPETVRNHPAVITAYLGDDNI; encoded by the coding sequence ATGACCCAAACGCAGACACATACGAACACCGCCCCGGTCCTCGAAGTGCGCGGCCTGACCCAGCGCTTCGGCGGCCTGACGGCGGTCAACAATTTCAACGTCACCCTCAATCATGGCGAGCTGGCCGGCCTGATCGGTCCCAACGGCGCCGGCAAGACCACTGTTTTCAACCTGGTCAGCGGCTTCTACCAGCCGAGCGAGGGAGATATCCTCGTCTGCGGCAGTAATACCAAAGGGATGAAACCGCACCAGGTCACCGGTCTCGGCGTGGCGCGCACCTTTCAGAACATCCGCCTGTGGAACGACATGTCGGTGCTCGACAATATCCGCGTCGCCCAGCACGGCCGGCTCGGCTACGGTTTCTTCCACGCCATTGCCCGCAGCGGCCGCTACCGCCGGCGGGAGGACGAAGTCGAACGGGAAGCACGCGAACTGCTGGAGGTCTTCGACCTGTTGCGCTTCGCCAACGAATATCCAAAGAACCTGCCCTACGGCACCCAGCGCAAACTGGAGATCGCCCGCGCCCTCTCCAGCCACCCGCAGTTGCTGCTGCTCGACGAACCGGCCGCCGGACTCAACTCGTCCGACGTCAAGGACCTGATCCGACTGGTGCGCTGGATTCACGGCCGCTTCGACGTCACCATCTGGATGATTGAACATCACATGGACGTGATGATGGAACTCTGCGAACAGATCAAGGTCATCGACTTCGGCCAGACCATCGCCGAAGGCACACCCGAAACGGTCCGCAACCACCCGGCGGTCATCACCGCCTACCTCGGAGACGACAACATCTGA